The Flammeovirga agarivorans genome has a window encoding:
- a CDS encoding sulfatase, producing the protein MKKLFVTLLSVLAINSYCSAQNTQDKPNVLFIIVDDLNDFEGKFGGHPQAKTPNIDKLADSGVTFNNAQTNVPVCQPARNSLFTGVYPHDSRDFGWTPRKQQYVVKNNKTLFELFRENGYALYGSGKLLHKNDKKLWDEWGVPERINYGPHAYNGEKIIPHPSVPEPFRSINIVDGSFARLSDVPQFDSTKTTLNPGWGYPKKEFRYVNDEDRDLFPDEQHANWAVEKIKELEKSGSNEPFFMGIGFVKPHTPLYAPDKYFDMFPLEDLKLPVIKKGDADDSFFKDNYPMSQMGLKYYKALCDSYEDDEEGLRKVIQAYLACIAFMDDQVGKVMDALDQSKFAENTIVVFTADHGWNFGEKDYLYKNSPWEESARIPMIVRYPKSQKTGSEVDQPVSLIDIYPTLKDMCQLEGSTKLNDNAAALGGYSFAPFMTDKNATWEGPEGALTVMGVGISEPIEGLAVSTNPQALWHIKVLKDLGQEFILQQTYSYRTKDFRYILYKDGQEELYDHRKDPYEWKNVEAKKSYAKVKAELKRQMFDIIGVSAPQ; encoded by the coding sequence ATGAAGAAGTTATTCGTTACTCTTCTTTCAGTACTGGCCATAAATAGTTATTGCAGTGCTCAAAATACGCAAGACAAACCCAACGTATTGTTCATTATTGTGGATGATCTAAACGACTTTGAAGGTAAATTCGGAGGGCATCCACAAGCGAAGACACCAAATATTGATAAGTTGGCAGATTCTGGTGTTACCTTCAATAATGCACAAACCAATGTGCCTGTTTGTCAGCCTGCAAGAAATAGCCTATTTACAGGTGTCTACCCTCATGATTCTAGAGATTTTGGCTGGACACCCCGTAAGCAACAATATGTAGTAAAGAACAATAAAACGCTTTTTGAATTATTTAGAGAGAATGGATATGCGTTATATGGTTCAGGGAAACTATTGCATAAAAATGATAAAAAACTTTGGGATGAATGGGGTGTGCCTGAGCGTATTAATTATGGTCCACATGCTTATAATGGAGAAAAAATCATTCCTCACCCATCAGTACCAGAGCCGTTTAGAAGTATAAATATCGTAGATGGTTCGTTTGCGAGATTATCAGATGTACCTCAATTTGACAGTACGAAAACAACATTAAATCCGGGTTGGGGTTACCCGAAGAAAGAGTTCAGATATGTCAATGATGAAGACAGAGATCTTTTTCCGGATGAGCAGCATGCGAATTGGGCAGTAGAAAAAATAAAGGAATTAGAGAAGAGTGGATCAAATGAACCGTTCTTTATGGGTATTGGTTTTGTAAAGCCTCATACACCTTTGTATGCTCCTGATAAGTATTTTGATATGTTCCCTTTGGAAGACTTGAAATTACCGGTCATCAAAAAGGGAGATGCTGACGATAGCTTCTTTAAAGACAACTACCCGATGTCTCAAATGGGATTGAAATATTATAAGGCCTTGTGTGATTCTTATGAAGATGACGAGGAGGGTTTAAGAAAAGTGATTCAGGCCTACTTAGCTTGTATAGCCTTTATGGATGATCAAGTAGGTAAAGTGATGGATGCTTTAGATCAATCAAAATTTGCAGAAAATACGATAGTAGTTTTTACTGCCGATCATGGTTGGAACTTTGGAGAGAAGGACTACCTATATAAAAATTCACCTTGGGAAGAATCGGCAAGAATCCCAATGATTGTTCGTTATCCTAAATCACAAAAAACAGGTAGTGAGGTAGATCAGCCGGTTTCGTTAATTGATATTTATCCTACACTAAAAGATATGTGTCAATTAGAAGGAAGTACTAAATTAAACGATAATGCAGCAGCACTTGGCGGATATTCTTTTGCCCCTTTTATGACAGATAAAAATGCAACTTGGGAAGGACCTGAAGGTGCTCTTACAGTAATGGGAGTAGGTATTTCAGAGCCTATCGAAGGATTAGCAGTATCAACGAACCCTCAGGCTTTATGGCATATCAAAGTGCTAAAAGATCTTGGGCAAGAATTTATTTTACAGCAGACTTATTCGTACAGGACGAAAGATTTCAGATACATTCTCTACAAAGACGGGCAAGAAGAACTATATGACCACCGTAAGGATCCTTACGAATGGAAAAATGTAGAGGCAAAGAAATCTTATGCTAAGGTTAAGGCTGAACTGAAAAGACAAATGTTTGATATTATTGGGGTTAGTGCACCGCAATAA
- a CDS encoding catalase family peroxidase translates to MENNLPSQLVQSLNGVFGKHKARAVHAKGIILTGSFQPSSSAQNITKAIHLQEKSSPVTIRFSNFAGVPTIPDNDEMSNPKGLGIKFHLANEESTDIVCHSFNGFPSPTALDFRNLLMALGQGGDTLNDYLEQHSTAKAFLTAHKPMPKSFATLPYYGVNAFKFINKDGAVRFGRYQVLPEVEEYYPDDQVKALANNFLMNEISDRVANKTINLRLVLQLANDNDVIDNPTVVWSDHNEIVELGILKINEVNTEEATDKNLMFLPGNLVEGIEAADPMVKIRDKTYPISKENRQ, encoded by the coding sequence TTTGGAAAGCATAAAGCTAGGGCTGTACATGCAAAAGGCATTATTTTAACAGGATCTTTTCAACCGAGTTCATCAGCTCAAAACATTACAAAGGCGATACACTTACAAGAAAAATCTAGTCCGGTAACGATACGTTTTTCTAACTTTGCAGGTGTACCAACAATTCCAGATAACGATGAGATGTCTAACCCCAAAGGTTTAGGTATAAAATTTCATCTAGCCAACGAAGAAAGTACAGATATTGTTTGTCATTCTTTTAATGGTTTTCCCTCACCAACAGCCTTAGATTTTAGAAACCTTTTAATGGCTTTGGGGCAAGGCGGAGATACCTTAAACGATTATCTAGAACAGCACTCTACTGCGAAGGCATTTCTTACAGCTCACAAACCAATGCCAAAGAGTTTTGCAACATTACCTTACTATGGGGTTAATGCATTTAAGTTTATCAATAAAGATGGAGCTGTTCGATTTGGTAGATACCAGGTTCTACCTGAGGTAGAAGAATATTATCCGGACGATCAAGTAAAAGCTTTAGCTAATAATTTTCTAATGAATGAAATTAGTGATAGGGTCGCAAACAAAACAATCAACTTGAGACTCGTTTTGCAATTGGCTAATGATAATGATGTGATCGATAACCCTACAGTGGTTTGGAGCGATCACAATGAAATTGTAGAGTTAGGGATCTTAAAAATTAATGAAGTAAATACCGAAGAAGCCACAGATAAAAACTTGATGTTCTTACCTGGCAACCTTGTAGAAGGTATTGAAGCAGCTGACCCAATGGTCAAAATCAGAGATAAAACTTATCCTATTTCAAAAGAAAATAGACAATAG